A genomic window from Vitis riparia cultivar Riparia Gloire de Montpellier isolate 1030 chromosome 18, EGFV_Vit.rip_1.0, whole genome shotgun sequence includes:
- the LOC117906722 gene encoding uncharacterized protein LOC117906722 isoform X2: MEVKFQCSSCAVSSRTKFWSRLRFAVVFELVLILAWFEAANAKSQEHQLQAQGVEKGSRNVVSHSCIHDQILEQRRRPGRKVYSVTPQVYEESGISKPLHGKGRALLSVSKFSEEQEDVKEPIRIYLNYDAVGHSPDRDCRNVGDIVKLGEPPVRSSVTFAPGIPSCNPHSDPPIFGDCWYNCTLDDIAGEDKRHRLRKALGQTADWFKRALAVEPVKGNLRLSGYSACGQDGGVQLPRAYVEEGVADADLVLLVTTRPTTGNTLAWAVACERDQWGRAIAGHVNVAPRHLTAEAETLLSATLIHEVMHVLGFDPHAFAHFRDERKRRRAQVIEQTVDEKLGRTVTRVVLPRVVMHSRYHYGAFSENFTGLELEDGGGRGTSGSHWEKRLLMNEIMTGSVDTRSVVSKMTLALLEDSGWYHANYSMADRLDWGRNQGTEFVTSPCNLWKGAYHCNTTQSSGCTYNREAEGYCPIVSYSGDLPQWARYFPQANKGGQSSLADYCTYFVAYSDGSCTDTNSARAPDRMLGEVRGSNSRCMASSLVRTGFVRGSTTQGNGCYQHRCINNTLEVAVDGIWKVCPEAGGPIQFPGFNGELICPVYHELCGSAPVPVVGHCPNSCDFNGDCVDGRCHCFLGFHGHDCSKPVCDEQCSLHGGVCDNGVCEFRCSDYAGYTCQNSSLLLSSLSDCREVLESDASGQHCAPSEPSILQQLEVVVVMPNYRRLFPSVARKVFNFFISGYCDAAAKRLACWISIQKCDKDGDNRLRVCHSACQSYNLACGASLDCSDETLFSSQDEGEGQCTGSGEMKLSWLNRLRSRLTFSSSSL, encoded by the exons ATGGAGGTGAAGTTTCAGTGTAGTTCATGTGCCGTTTCTTCGAGGACGAAGTTTTGGAGCAGGCTCCGATTCGCTGTTGTTTTCGAG CTTGTATTGATATTGGCATGGTTTGAAGCTGCTAATGCAAAATCCCAAGAACACCAACTGCAAGCGCAAGGTGTGGAAAAGGGAAGTAGAAATGTTGTGTCTCATTCCTGCATCCATGACCAGATACTGGAACAAAGGAGGCGGCCAGGTCGCAAAGTGTATTCTGTTACCCCGCAGGTTTATGAGGAATCTGGTATCTCAAAACCCCTTCATGGCAAAGGGAGGGCATTGCTTAGCGTTTCTAAATTTTCAGAGGAGCAAGAGGATGTGAAGGAACCGATTAgaatttatcttaattatgaCGCTGTTGGTCATTCTCCTGACAGAGACTGTCGGAATGTTGGTGACATTGTCAAG CTTGGCGAGCCTCCTGTAAGAAGTTCTGTGACTTTTGCTCCTGGCATCCCTTCTTGCAACCCTCATAGTGATCCTCCAATTTTTGGTGACTGCTGGTACAACTGCACTTTGGATGATATAGCTGGTGAAGACAAAAGGCACCGCCTTCGTAAG GCTTTAGGGCAGACGGCAGATTGGTTTAAAAGAGCCTTGGCTGTTGAACCTGTAAAAGGGAATCTGCGGTTGAGTGGATATTCTGCATGTGGACAAGATGGAGGTGTGCAGCTTCCACGTGCATATGTAGAAG AGGGTGTAGCCGATGCAGATTTGGTTCTTTTGGTAACTACCAGACCAACGACTGGGAACACTCTTGCATGGGCAGTGGCATGTGAACGTGATCAGTGGGGTCGTGCAATAGCTG GGCATGTGAATGTTGCTCCTCGTCATTTGACTGCTGAAGCGGAGACCTTGCTTTCAGCTACTCTAATACATGAG GTTATGCATGTTCTCGGCTTTGATCCCCATGCCTTTGCACATTTTCGGGATGAGAGGAAAAGAAGACGTGCTCAG GTCATTGAACAAACTGTTGATGAAAAGCTTGGGCGAACAGTGACGCGTGTGGTGCTTCCTCGTGTTGTCATGCACTCACGGTACCATTATGGG GCATTCTCTGAAAATTTTACTGGTTTAGAATTAGAAGATGGAGGAGGACGCGGCACTTCAg GATCTCACTGGGAAAAGAGGCTTCTGATGAATGAGATTATGACGGGCTCAGTGGATACAAGATCTGTTGTTTCGAAAATGACACTAGCTTTATTAGAGGATAGTGGCTGGTATCATGCTAATTATAGTATGGCAGACCGCCTTGATTGGGGCCGCAACCAAGGAACTGAATTTGTTACCTCCCCTTGCAATCTCTGGAAGGGGGCATACCATTGCAACACAACGCAGTCATCGGGCTGCACATATAACAGGGAGGCAGAGGGCTACTGCCCAATTGTAAGTTATAGTGGAGACCTCCCTCAGTGGGCCCGTTATTTTCCACAGGCTAACAAAG GTGGGCAATCATCATTGGCCGATTATTGCACTTATTTTGTAGCTTACTCTGATGGATCATGTACAGATACTAACAGTGCTCGGGCACCTGACAGAATGTTGGGTGAAGTGCGAGGAAGTAACTCTAG ATGTATGGCCTCATCACTTGTACGAACTGGGTTTGTACGGGGTTCTACAACTCAGGGAAATGGTTGCTATCAGCATAGGTGTATAAACAACACTCTGGAG GTTGCTGTGGATGGTATTTGGAAAGTATGTCCTGAAGCCGGTGGACCAATTCAATTCCCAGGCTTCAATG GTGAGCTAATTTGCCCAGTTTACCATGAACTCTGTGGCAGTGCCCCAGTTCCTGTAGTTGGGCACTGTCCCAATTCATGTGACTTCAATGGAGACTGTGTTGATGGAAGGTGTCATTGCTTTCTTGGGTTTCATGGTCATGATTGTAGTAAAC CTGTTTGCGATGAACAATGCAGTCTTCATGGAGGGGTCTGTGATAATGGAGTTTGTGAGTTTCGATGTTCTGACTATGCGGGCTACACTTGCCAGAACAGCTCCCTGCTCCTCTCCAGTCTTTCAGATTGCAGAGAGGTGCTGGAGAGTGATGCCTCTGGGCAACATTGTGCGCCTAGTGAACCAAGTATTTTGCAGCAGCTAGAAGTGGTTGTTGTTATGCCCAACTATCGTCGGCTGTTCCCAAGTGTTGCTAGGaaggtttttaatttctttatcaGTGGGTACTGTGATGCAGCTGCTAAACGGCTAGCCTGCTGG ATCTCGATCCAAAAGTGTGACAAGGATGGTGACAATAGGCTTCGGGTATGCCATTCAGCATGTCAGTCTTACAACTTGGCATGTGGAGCATCCCTTGACTGCTCTGATGAAACCCTCTTCAGCAGCCAGGATGAAGGGGAGGGTCAGTGCACAGGCTCTGGTGAGATGAAACTATCATGGTTGAATCGATTGCGGAGCAGGCTTACCTTTAGTTCCAGTTCCTTGTAA
- the LOC117905943 gene encoding pathogenesis-related thaumatin-like protein 3.5 — translation MAISPKLCLLPLLCLLVSTVSATVFTLENHCSYTIWPGTLSGNGAAILGNGGFVLPPGASIQLQAPFGWSGRFWARTGCNFDSAGKGTCITGDCGGLNCIGGGVPPVSLAEFTIGANSADKDFYDVSLVDGYNVGMSIESSGGTGDCQRAGCVADLNSNCPAELQITDLGSVVACKSACAAFNTAQYCCTGDHSTPQTCSPTQYSEIFKKACPTAYSYAYDDPTSTCTCTGANYLITFCPTAF, via the exons ATGGCGATATCCCCAAAGCTTTGTCTTCTTCCACTCCTATGTTTGCTAG TGAGCACAGTTTCGGCCACAGTGTTTACCCTTGAGAATCATTGCAGCTACACAATATGGCCTGGAACTTTGTCCGGCAATGGCGCCGCTATCCTCGGGAACGGCGGTTTTGTATTGCCACCTGGTGCATCGATCCAGTTGCAGGCACCATTTGGATGGTCGGGAAGGTTCTGGGCCCGAACTGGATGCAACTTCGACAGCGCCGGCAAGGGTACATGCATCACCGGAGACTGTGGCGGACTGAACTGCATCGGTGGCGGCGTTCCTCCGGTGAGCCTTGCGGAATTCACTATCGGTGCCAACAGCGCCGATAAAGATTTCTACGACGTGAGCCTCGTGGACGGCTACAATGTGGGAATGTCGATTGAAAGCTCGGGCGGAACCGGAGACTGCCAGAGGGCCGGTTGTGTGGCTGATCTGAACTCGAACTGCCCGGCGGAGTTGCAGATAACTGATTTAGGTTCGGTGGTTGCATGCAAGAGTGCGTGCGCAGCTTTTAACACGGCCCAGTATTGTTGCACCGGCGACCACAGCACCCCCCAGACATGTTCGCCGACGCAGTACTCGGAGATATTCAAGAAAGCGTGCCCGACGGCGTATAGTTATGCTTATGACGATCCAACCAGTACCTGTACTTGCACCGGGGCAAATTACTTGATTACCTTTTGCCCCACCGCATTTTga
- the LOC117906722 gene encoding uncharacterized protein LOC117906722 isoform X1, translated as MEVKFQCSSCAVSSRTKFWSRLRFAVVFELVLILAWFEAANAKSQEHQLQAQGVEKGSRNVVSHSCIHDQILEQRRRPGRKVYSVTPQVYEESGISKPLHGKGRALLSVSKFSEEQEDVKEPIRIYLNYDAVGHSPDRDCRNVGDIVKLGEPPVRSSVTFAPGIPSCNPHSDPPIFGDCWYNCTLDDIAGEDKRHRLRKALGQTADWFKRALAVEPVKGNLRLSGYSACGQDGGVQLPRAYVEEGVADADLVLLVTTRPTTGNTLAWAVACERDQWGRAIAGHVNVAPRHLTAEAETLLSATLIHEVMHVLGFDPHAFAHFRDERKRRRAQVIEQTVDEKLGRTVTRVVLPRVVMHSRYHYGAFSENFTGLELEDGGGRGTSGSHWEKRLLMNEIMTGSVDTRSVVSKMTLALLEDSGWYHANYSMADRLDWGRNQGTEFVTSPCNLWKGAYHCNTTQSSGCTYNREAEGYCPIVSYSGDLPQWARYFPQANKGGQSSLADYCTYFVAYSDGSCTDTNSARAPDRMLGEVRGSNSRCMASSLVRTGFVRGSTTQGNGCYQHRCINNTLEVAVDGIWKVCPEAGGPIQFPGFNGELICPVYHELCGSAPVPVVGHCPNSCDFNGDCVDGRCHCFLGFHGHDCSKRSCPSNCNGHGKCLPSGVCQCVNGYTGIDCSTAVCDEQCSLHGGVCDNGVCEFRCSDYAGYTCQNSSLLLSSLSDCREVLESDASGQHCAPSEPSILQQLEVVVVMPNYRRLFPSVARKVFNFFISGYCDAAAKRLACWISIQKCDKDGDNRLRVCHSACQSYNLACGASLDCSDETLFSSQDEGEGQCTGSGEMKLSWLNRLRSRLTFSSSSL; from the exons ATGGAGGTGAAGTTTCAGTGTAGTTCATGTGCCGTTTCTTCGAGGACGAAGTTTTGGAGCAGGCTCCGATTCGCTGTTGTTTTCGAG CTTGTATTGATATTGGCATGGTTTGAAGCTGCTAATGCAAAATCCCAAGAACACCAACTGCAAGCGCAAGGTGTGGAAAAGGGAAGTAGAAATGTTGTGTCTCATTCCTGCATCCATGACCAGATACTGGAACAAAGGAGGCGGCCAGGTCGCAAAGTGTATTCTGTTACCCCGCAGGTTTATGAGGAATCTGGTATCTCAAAACCCCTTCATGGCAAAGGGAGGGCATTGCTTAGCGTTTCTAAATTTTCAGAGGAGCAAGAGGATGTGAAGGAACCGATTAgaatttatcttaattatgaCGCTGTTGGTCATTCTCCTGACAGAGACTGTCGGAATGTTGGTGACATTGTCAAG CTTGGCGAGCCTCCTGTAAGAAGTTCTGTGACTTTTGCTCCTGGCATCCCTTCTTGCAACCCTCATAGTGATCCTCCAATTTTTGGTGACTGCTGGTACAACTGCACTTTGGATGATATAGCTGGTGAAGACAAAAGGCACCGCCTTCGTAAG GCTTTAGGGCAGACGGCAGATTGGTTTAAAAGAGCCTTGGCTGTTGAACCTGTAAAAGGGAATCTGCGGTTGAGTGGATATTCTGCATGTGGACAAGATGGAGGTGTGCAGCTTCCACGTGCATATGTAGAAG AGGGTGTAGCCGATGCAGATTTGGTTCTTTTGGTAACTACCAGACCAACGACTGGGAACACTCTTGCATGGGCAGTGGCATGTGAACGTGATCAGTGGGGTCGTGCAATAGCTG GGCATGTGAATGTTGCTCCTCGTCATTTGACTGCTGAAGCGGAGACCTTGCTTTCAGCTACTCTAATACATGAG GTTATGCATGTTCTCGGCTTTGATCCCCATGCCTTTGCACATTTTCGGGATGAGAGGAAAAGAAGACGTGCTCAG GTCATTGAACAAACTGTTGATGAAAAGCTTGGGCGAACAGTGACGCGTGTGGTGCTTCCTCGTGTTGTCATGCACTCACGGTACCATTATGGG GCATTCTCTGAAAATTTTACTGGTTTAGAATTAGAAGATGGAGGAGGACGCGGCACTTCAg GATCTCACTGGGAAAAGAGGCTTCTGATGAATGAGATTATGACGGGCTCAGTGGATACAAGATCTGTTGTTTCGAAAATGACACTAGCTTTATTAGAGGATAGTGGCTGGTATCATGCTAATTATAGTATGGCAGACCGCCTTGATTGGGGCCGCAACCAAGGAACTGAATTTGTTACCTCCCCTTGCAATCTCTGGAAGGGGGCATACCATTGCAACACAACGCAGTCATCGGGCTGCACATATAACAGGGAGGCAGAGGGCTACTGCCCAATTGTAAGTTATAGTGGAGACCTCCCTCAGTGGGCCCGTTATTTTCCACAGGCTAACAAAG GTGGGCAATCATCATTGGCCGATTATTGCACTTATTTTGTAGCTTACTCTGATGGATCATGTACAGATACTAACAGTGCTCGGGCACCTGACAGAATGTTGGGTGAAGTGCGAGGAAGTAACTCTAG ATGTATGGCCTCATCACTTGTACGAACTGGGTTTGTACGGGGTTCTACAACTCAGGGAAATGGTTGCTATCAGCATAGGTGTATAAACAACACTCTGGAG GTTGCTGTGGATGGTATTTGGAAAGTATGTCCTGAAGCCGGTGGACCAATTCAATTCCCAGGCTTCAATG GTGAGCTAATTTGCCCAGTTTACCATGAACTCTGTGGCAGTGCCCCAGTTCCTGTAGTTGGGCACTGTCCCAATTCATGTGACTTCAATGGAGACTGTGTTGATGGAAGGTGTCATTGCTTTCTTGGGTTTCATGGTCATGATTGTAGTAAAC GCTCTTGCCCTAGCAATTGTAATGGACATGGCAAGTGCCTTCCATCTGGGGTCTGTCAATGTGTTAATGGATACACTGGCATCGACTGCTCTACTG CTGTTTGCGATGAACAATGCAGTCTTCATGGAGGGGTCTGTGATAATGGAGTTTGTGAGTTTCGATGTTCTGACTATGCGGGCTACACTTGCCAGAACAGCTCCCTGCTCCTCTCCAGTCTTTCAGATTGCAGAGAGGTGCTGGAGAGTGATGCCTCTGGGCAACATTGTGCGCCTAGTGAACCAAGTATTTTGCAGCAGCTAGAAGTGGTTGTTGTTATGCCCAACTATCGTCGGCTGTTCCCAAGTGTTGCTAGGaaggtttttaatttctttatcaGTGGGTACTGTGATGCAGCTGCTAAACGGCTAGCCTGCTGG ATCTCGATCCAAAAGTGTGACAAGGATGGTGACAATAGGCTTCGGGTATGCCATTCAGCATGTCAGTCTTACAACTTGGCATGTGGAGCATCCCTTGACTGCTCTGATGAAACCCTCTTCAGCAGCCAGGATGAAGGGGAGGGTCAGTGCACAGGCTCTGGTGAGATGAAACTATCATGGTTGAATCGATTGCGGAGCAGGCTTACCTTTAGTTCCAGTTCCTTGTAA
- the LOC117906013 gene encoding calcium uniporter protein 4, mitochondrial — protein MALRRTLAKRLLNITRTPSPAGTLEHSPISSPSFQNLVPSNAVKTNFHDDFLDSSDNGFFRRFLQRRALNQLARLPELLSVPVGDKLREKLRGLNGTGERLRLDGLSPPAPAMRDSQDGISVEDARKLLKVPQVEKLKRTLRQIPKNSIPYSEFIQICVEVCSNKDEGAEFAKMLDESWSVIVQGNIVFLRPEQVAKSIETVISQSIATPNDPRREELEQMEKQKSVIDQKAKTLVQGELYCGLGFLVLQTLGFMRLTFWELSWDVMEPICFFVTSLHFAGAYAFFLRTSKEPSFEGYFQRRFKAKQMQLMKTHNFDLEKYNNLCRAFYPNYYSPNSDHFPPL, from the exons ATGGCGCTTCGGAGAACGCTGGCGAAGCGCCTCCTTAACATAACCAGAACTCCATCGCCGGCCGGTACTCTAGAACACTCTCCCATCTCCTCTCCCTCATTCCAAAATCTAGTCCCTTCCAATGCAGTCAAAACGAATTTTCATGACGACTTTCTGGACTCCTCCGACAACGGGTTTTTCCGGCGTTTCCTTCAGCGCCGAGCGTTGAATCAGCTTGCTAGGCTCCCGGAACTTCTCTCCGTGCCTGTCGGAGACAAGCTGAGAGAGAAGCTGAGAGGCTTGAACGGTACAGGTGAACGTCTCCGGCTTGACGGACTGAGTCCACCGGCGCCGGCGATGAGAGATTCTCAGGACGGAATATCTGTTGAAGATGCTAGAAAGCTGCTGAAGGTGCCGCAGGTGGAGAAGCTGAAGCGGACGCTGAGACAGATCCCGAAGAACTCTATTCCGTATTCGGAGTTCATCCAGATCTGCGTTGAAGTTTGTTCGAACAAGGATGAAGGTGCAGAGTTTGCCAAGATGTTGGATGAGTCCTGGAGTGTCATCGTTCAAGGGAACATCGTGTTTCTGCGGCCGGAGCAG GTGGCCAAGTCCATCGAGACCGTCATCTCTCAATCAATAGCCACCCCGAATGACCCAAGAAGAGAAGAACTAGAGCAGATGGAGAAGCAGAAGAGCGTAATCGACCAAAAAGCCAAGACTCTGGTCCAAGGAGAACTCTACTGTGGGCTGGGCTTCCTGGTTCTCCAGACACTGGGCTTCATGAGGCTCACCTTCTGGGAACTGAGTTGGGATGTGATGGAACCCATCTGCTTCTTCGTGACCTCGCTCCACTTTGCCGGCGCCTATGCCTTTTTCCTCAGAACCTCCAAAGAACCGTCGTTCGAGGGGTACTTCCAGCGCCGATTCAAGGCCAAGCAAATGCAGTTGATGAAGACCCACAACTTTGACTTGGAAAAGTACAACAACCTCTGCAGAGCCTTCTATCCTAACTACTACTCACCCAACTCAGACCATTTTCCCCCCCTCTGA